From Pyramidobacter piscolens W5455:
ACGTATCGCCGGCTCTGGTGCTCTGCAGCTTGGGAATGGCGACGATCATGCCGGTCGTGACTTCTTTGACGTCGACGCTGTCCTTGCCCTGCATGATCTTGAAGGTGCTGACGCGCTCCTCCTGGCCGGTGCTGACGTTGAAGATCGGTTCGTCGGTGGTCAGTTTGCCGGAATTGACGCGGACATAGGAAAGTTTGCCCACGTAGGGATCGACCAGGACTTTGAAGCACAGACCGCTGAACGTGGCGTTATCGTCCGGTTTGATCGTGATCTCCTTCTCCTCTCCCTTGACCGCCGGACGCTCGCGCATTTCGAGAGGGCTGGGAAGATAATCGACGATCAGATCCATGAGCTGGCGGACGCCGATGTTTTTCAGCGCGGAACCGGGCATGACGGGGAAGATCTTGCACTTGTAAATGCAGCGCTGCAGGACGGGGAGCAGTTCGTCGATGGGGATGTCCTCGCCGTCGAGATAACGCATCATCATCTCTTCGTCTTCTTCGACAATGGCTTCGACAAGATAGCCGCGGGCGCGGTGCGCGTCGCTGATCATGTCTTCGGGGATCCCCTGCTCCTCGAATTTTCCCGAGTCGTCGCTGTAAACGTAAGCGATGTCCTTGAGGACGTCGACGACGCCTTTAAAGGAATCTTCGCTGCCGATCGGGAGCATGAAGCGGTAAGCGCCCTTGGTCAGATTGGCGCGGATCTGTTCATAAACCCCGTTATAGTCGGCGTTTTCGCGATCCATTTTATTGATGAAGAAAATGGTCGACGTTTCGAACTCCTGCGCAAACTCCCAGGCTTTTTCCGTCTGCACTTCAATACCGTCGACCGCGCTCACGACCATAACGGCGGAACCGGCGACGCGCAGCGAGCTGCGCAGGTCGCCAATGAAGTCGGCATAGCCGGGAACGTCAAGGACAAAGACTTTTTTGCCCTTGTAGTCGTAATTCAGGAGGGAGGTGCTGATAGAGATCTGGCGTTTTTGTTCTTCGGCAGTGTAGTCGGAAACGGTGTTCCCGTTTTCCACGCTGCCCCGGCGGGTCGTGACGCCGGCGTCAAAGAGCAACGCTTCCGCAAGCGAAGTTTTGCCTGCGCTTCCGTGAGCAACAATCGCGATACTTCTGATGTCTTCCGTTTTCATTCCCATATCTCTTGCCAACCTCCTCGATGATTTCGGCGATGACACAGTTCCTTGTTTAAGTTTTTCTATACTCCCGTATTTTAACAGATTTATTCAAACATAACACTACTCCTTCGCAAGAAACTCGTTCAAAGCTTTCAAAACTTCGTCCGGTTTCGCCTGTCCGCGGCTCTCCTTCATGACCAGCCCCATGAGGAACTTGAGCTTCTTGTCTTTCTTGTCCTGGCCGGAACGGATCACCTCGACGACGTCGGCGTTGGCGCCGGCGACCGCGGCGACGATTTCCAGCAGCTTATCGCCCGCGACCGCGCCGATCTGGACGCCGCACGCCTGAATGGCCTGTTCGAGCGTCATCTCGCTGTCGGCGAGCTTCTCGAAAACGTCTTTCGCGGCCGTCGTGGAGATTTTTTTGCCGTCGACGAGCTCGATCAGCCCGGCCAGGGTTTCGGCGCTCACCGGCGCGTCGGCGATCTCCCGGCCGCGCTCTTTCAGTACTCTCATCAGATCCGTCCGCACCCAGTTCGAAGATCTGACCGGTTCGCCGCCGGCCTTCACGACGTCCTCGTAATACGCGGCGACTTCGGGCGTCTCCGTCAGCACCAGCACGTCTTCCACAGGAAGCTTGTACTGCGCGAGGAAACGTTCGCGCTTCGCGTCGGGAAGCTCCGGCATGGCGGCTTTGATGCCTTCGATGTACTCGTCGTCGAGCAGCAGCGGCGGCAGATCGGGCTCGGGGAAATAACGATAATCGTTGGACTCTTCCTTGCTGCGCGACGGCGTCGTGATGCCGTCGGCGTCGTCCCAGTTACGGGTCTCCTGAGCGATCCGTTCGCCACGGGCGAGCAGGTCGCGCTGACGCAGCGTCTCATACTCGAGCGCGCGTTCCAGCGCCTTGAGGGAGTTCATGTTTTTGACTTCGACGCGGTTGCCCCAGCGCCCGTCGGAAACTTTCTGCGAGATGTTCGCGTCGACGCGCATGGATCCTTTTTCCATGTCGCCGTCGGAAATGCCCAGATAGCGCACCAGCTGGCGCATGGCCGACACGTACTCGCGGGCTTCGCGCGGCGAAGCGATGTCGGGTTCGGACACCACTTCGGCGAGCGGCACGCCGCCGCGGTTGTAATCGACGAAAGACTGACTGGAGCCGACGATCCGTCCGTCGGCGGCGACGTGAACGAGTTTGCCGGCGTCTTCTTCGAGATGAAGCCGCGTGATGCCGATGCGGCGGGGCCGGCCGTCGTCGCCGGCGATGGTCAGGTAGCCGTTTTCGGCGAGCGGCACGTAGTATTCGGTGATCTGATACGCCTTGGGAAGGTCGGCGTAAAAATAGTTTTTGCGGTCGAAGCGCGTCGATTTGTTGATCTTGCAGTGCAGGGCCAAGCCGCCGCGCACGCCGAATTCGACGACTTTCCCGTTCAGGACCGGCAGGGCGCCCGGCTGTCCGGTGCAGACCGGGCAGATGTGGGAGTTCGGCGTCGCGCCGATGTAATCGGTCGAGCAATTGCAGAAGATCTTCGTTTTTGTGTTGAGCTGGATATGGATTTCCAGCCCGATGACAGTCGTGAATTCAAGAGCCATTAACGGACACCTCCTTCGGCGATGCGGCCTTCCGTTTTTTTGCCAAGAGCGGCGGCCATGTCGAGAATCATCGCGTCGGACCAGCGCGGGCCGATCAGCTGCATCCCCAGCGGCAGGCCTGTGGACGAAAAGCCGGCGTTGAGAGAAATGCCGGGGAGACCGGCCAGATTGACGGGGATCGTAAAAATATCCGCCATGTACATTGACAGCGGCGTGCTCATCTCGCCCAGCTTAAAGGCGGGCGTCGGCGAAGTCGGCAGCAGGATGGCGTCCACTTGTTCGAAAGCTGCGGCGAATTCCTGCTTGATAACTTTGCGGACCTTTTGCGCCGTCAGATAATAGGCGTCGTAAAATCCCGAGCTGAGCACGTAGGTGCCGGTCAGGATGCGGCGTTTCACTTCCGGGCCGAAACCTTCGCCGCGCGTTTTGACGTAAAGTTCGAGCAGCGACTTGGCCTCTTTGTGAGCGGCGCCGTAGCGCACGCCGTCGTAACGGGCGAGATTGGAGCTCGCCTCCGCGGGCGCAAGGATATAATAGCAGGCCAGTCCGTACTCGAGCGCTTTCGGCAAAGCGACTTCGACGATTTCCGCCCCCAGGCGGCGGCATTCTTCGATTTGTCCGTCCAACGCCGCCTGCAGGTCGGCCGTCAGCGTGCCGTCGACAAGCTTCGTCAGCACGCCGATCTTCCTGCCGCTCAACGGCGCGTCGCTGAGATCGAAACAGGGCGCGGGACGGTCTTCGCTGGTCGAGTCGCGGGAATCGAACGCGCAGATCGCCGAGAGGATCAGCTTGAGGTCTTCGGCAGTCCGCGCAAAGGGGCCGATCTGGTCGAGCGATGAGGCGAAGGCGACCAGCCCGTAACGGCTCACCTGTCCGTAGGTCGGTTTCATGCCGTAGAGCCCGCAGAACGAAGCGGGCTGACGGATCGAACCGCCCGTGTCGCTGCCGAGGGAAAGCGGCGCATAACCGGCGGCGACGGCGGCGGCGCTGCCGCCGGAACTGCCGCCCGGCACGCGGCCGACGTCCCATGGGTTCAGCGTCGGGCCGAAGGCGGAGTTCTCCGTGGAGCCGCCCATGGCGAACTCGTCGCAGTTGGCTTTGCCGAGGATGATCGCGCCTTCGGCCTTGAGCATCTCCACGACGGCGGCGTCGTAAGGGGGCGTCCAGCCGGCGAGGATTTTGCTGGCGCAGGTGGTCGGCATGTCGCTGGTGCAGATGTTGTCTTTGAGAACGACGGGCACGCCCATCAGACGCCCCCCGGCGCGCCCTTCCTCGATGGCGGCATCGACGGCGGCGGCGGTTTTACGCGCGGAATCCGCCGCGATATGAAGCATGGCGTGAAGGTGGGGTTCCATTTCCCGCATGCGCCCAAGGCACGACCGCACGACGTCGGCGCACTTGAAACGGCGCGCTTTCAGTCCCGCGACGATTTCCGCGGCGCTCAGTCTGTACAGTTCCATCACTTGTCGCCTCCGATGCGGGGAACTCTGATGAAATCGCCTTCGCGTGAAGGCGACTGGTTCAGGATCGCCTCTCTCCGGTCGTTCTCTTCCACTTCGTCGTCGCGAAGGCGGACCGGCCGGGCATCCTCCATTGTAAACGGATCGACGGCGCTGAGATCGAGTTCCCCGAGTTTGGAAAAGTAATCGAGAATGCCGTTGAAGTGCTCCGATAAAGAATCGAGTTCTTCCGGGGCGATCTCCAGACGGGCAAGTTTGCCGATCTTCAAAACTTCTTCCTTGGACAATCTAGGCATCGTTCGTCCCTCCAGACATATGCTGCGGTAAATTATCGATCATGGCGAAAAATTCCTCTTCGTTCAGCGTCGGCACGTTCAGGCGGAGCGCTTTTTCGGCCTTGCCGCCCGGCGCTTCGCCGACGACGACGTAGGACGTCTTTTTGCTCACGGAGTTGACGCTTTTCCCGCCCCGCTGCGTCACGAGTTCCTGCGCCTGCGCCCTAGACATGCGCGAAAGCTCCCCCGTAAAGACGAACGTCTTGCCGGCCAGCGGCCCTATCGGAGCTTCCGGCGCCGTTTCGCTCCGCATGGATACGCCGGCTTCGCGCAGTCCGTCGATAAGCCGCCGGTTATGCTCTTCGCCGAAAAAAGTTTTGATCGAACCGGCGATCACCGGCCCCACGCCTTCGACGGCGGCCAGCCGCTCTTCGTCGGCGGCGGCGATCTCGTCGAGCGACGAAAAGCGTTTCGCCAGCTCCGCCGCGACTCCCGCGCCGACTTCCCGGATCCCCAGCGCCGTGATCAAAAATTTCAGCGGCCGCTCTTTGGACTTTGCGATGGCCTGGAGCAATTTCCCCGCGGATTTTTCTCCCATGCGGTCCAGACGGACAAGCGGCTCGACGCGCAAGGCGTACAAATCGCTGAAATTCTTGACCAGCCCGCTCCGAACGAGCTGTTCCGCCAGACGGTCGCCGAGCCCCTGGATGTTCATGCCCTGTCGAGAAGCGAAATGAATCAGCCCCTGGGTCAGCTGCGCCGGACAGGATCTGTTGAGGCAACGCAGCGCCACTTCGCCGGGCAGCTTGGCGACGGCCGCCCCGCATACGGGACACGTTGCGGGCATGGCAAACGGTTCTTCTGTGCCCGTGCGGCTGGCGACGTCGACGCGGACGATCTCGGGGATGATCTCGCCGGCTTTGCGGACCCAGACGCGATCGCCCACGCGAATGTCCTTGCGCTGGATCTCCTCGTCGTTATGAAGGCTGGCGCGCTTCACCACCGTTCCCGAGAGCAGCACCGGTTCCAGATTCGCCACCGGCGTGAGCACGCCCGTGCGGCCGAGGGAAATCTCTATGCTCTCGAGTTTCGTTTTCCGTTCTTCCGGCGGATATTTGTAGGCCACGGCCCAGCGCGGCGTTTTGACGTTGTTTCCCAGAACCGTCCAGTATTCCGTCGCATCGGCCTTGAACACGGCGCCGTCCGTCGCGTAGGGCAGGCTGAAACGTTCGCCGCTCCATCGCTCCAGGAAATCGAGGGCCTCGGTTTCCGTCTCGGCCCGGCGCCATGCCTTCTGCACGGGAAGCCCGCGGGCTTTCAGCCATTCGAGGATTTCCGATTGGCTGTGCAGGCCGTAGGATTCCGCGTCCTGCACGTAATAGGTGAAAAGGCGCAGATTCCGTTTGGCGGCGACCGACGTGTCGAGCTGTCGCAGGCTGCCCGCTGCCGCGTTGCGGGGATTGGCGAAAAGCGGCAGCCCCGCTTCTTCCCTCGCGGCGTTCAATTGGGCGAAGCCGTCTTTGCCCATGTACACTTCGCCGCGCAGTTCCAGATGCCCGGGGACGTCGCCGAGGAGGCGAAGCGGCAGGTCCTTCACCGTTTTCAAATTTTCCGTGACGTCCTCGCCGACGACGCCGTCGCCGCGGGTGGAAGCCTGAACGAACTTGCCGTCTTCGAAGATCAGCGACACCGCCAGGCCGTCGATTTTCAGTTCGCAGCACCAGGGGATCCACGGCTGCCCGACGCCTTCCGCCGCCCGTTGCAGCCAGTCATGAAGCTCGTTTTTCGAGAAAACGTCTTCGAGGCTGAGCATCGGCTTGGCGTGCGTGACCTTTTCGAAAGCGTCCAGCACCGCGCCGCCGACGCGCTTCGACGGAGAATCGTCGCGGATCAGGTCGGGATGTTCCCTTTCGAACTGAAGCATCTCGCGCATCAGCGCGTCGTATTCGTCGTCCTCGATTTCCGGAGCGTCCAGAACGTAATAGAGACGCCCATGACGATTCAGCTCGTCGACGAGCCAATAATAGCGGTCCAGTTTTTCCCGTTCCACGCAGAACACCACCTCTATAACAGTGCCAGCGGCGGGAAAGGGCCGCTGCCCGAGCGATCTTCCCGATTTTATGAAGCGAAGCGGGACAGGCTCTCATTATGTATGCAGAACATTGATAAATTCTAACCCCAAAATGCTTTTCCAGCAAGGGATTCCCGCCGCTCGAATACGGAGCGCGTTAAATCACGCTGACTGCGGCGCCATTCGCCGGCAGATGGATATAAAAAGAACCGCCGGAGCTGCACGGGCTCCGACGGTTCGCTTTAAAAAAACGAGCTTCTTCAATATTGAAAATCTGAAAACGGTTCAGTCCCCGGGATTTTACGCGTCGCTTTCCCGCGGACCGGCTTGCTCGGCGGCGTTCGCCGAGCCCTGCTTGTCGACGGGCTTCATCGTCGGGAAGAAGATGACGTCGCGGATCGAGCGGCAGTTGGTGAGGAACATGACGACGCGGTCCATGCCGATCCCCAGTCCGCCGGTCGGAGGCAGCCCCTGTTCCAGCGCTTCGACAAAGTCTTCGTCGAAAGGATGCGTTTCGTCCTCGCCCTCGGTCTTTTTCTGCGTCTGATCGAGAAAGCGGTTCTTCTGGTCGATGGGGTCGTTCAGCTCGCTGTAGCCGTTGCTGAGCTCCTTGCCGCAGCAGAAAAGTTCGAAGCGGTGGGTGTAGTCGGGGTGCTCGGGGTCCTTTTTCGACAAAGGCGAGATCTCGACCGGATGCCCCATCACGAACGTCGGCTGCACGAGCTTCTCTTCGACGAACGCTTCCATGAACATGGTGAGGATCTTGAAACGCGACTCGTGCCCCGTGATCTCGATCTTGTTTTTACGGGCGGCGTCGCGCGCTTCTTCGTCGGTGATGTCGGCGAAATCGACGCCGCAGTTTTCTTTCACCAGCTCCACCATCGTGGCGCGGCGGAACGGCTTGGCAAAATCCAGCATGACGCCGTTGCGTTCGATGACCGGCGTGCCGTTGGCGGCGATGCAGGACTCGCGGATCAGCTCTTCGGTCAGATTCATCATGTCGACGTAATCCGCGTAAGGCCAGTAAACTTCCATCATCGTAAATTCCGGGTTGTGCGTCAGGTCCATGCCTTCGTTGCGGAAATCCTTGCTGATCTCGTACACGCGCCCCATCATGCCGACGACGAGCCGCTTCAGATAGAGCTCCGTGGCGATACGCAGGTACATGTTGGCGCCCAGCGCGTTGTGATAGGTGATGAAAGGACGCGCGTTGGCGCCGCCGGCGAGATAGGAAAGCACCGGCGTCTCGACTTCCAGCGTGCCGTGTTTCTCGAGGACGGCGCGGAAGGTGGAGATGATCTTGGCCCTTTTCCTGAAGACTTCGCGCGCTTCCGGATTGACGATCAGATCGAGATACCGCTTGCGGTAACGGATTTCAAGGTCCGTCAGGCCATGCCACTTCTCGGGCAGGGGGCGGAGCGCCTTGGTCAGCAGGCGGAACCGCTCGACGGCGACCGTCAGCTCGCCGCGCTGCGTGCGGAACGGATGTCCGACGATACCGATGATGTCGCCGGAGTCGAGCCACTTCTTGAAGAAGGTGTAATCTTTCTCGCCCAGGGTGTCGTAACGGAAATAAAGCTGGATCGTTCCCGTCTCGTCCTGCATGTTGACAAACGCCGCCTTGCCCTGACGGCGCAGCGTCATAAGGCGGCCGGCCATGGAAAATTTCGCTTCGGGAACGGCTTCTTCCGCCTTGAGATAATCGAAATCCTTCCGCACCTGCGCGACCGTGTGGTCGACGTTCCACTTTTCGTTTTCGAAAGGATTATAGCCTTCCTCTTCGCGAAGTCGTCTCAGTTTGTCGATACGCTGTCTGAGAATTTCCGTTTCCTGAGTGCCGGCTGCAATTTCCGTCATTTTACATGAATCCCCTTTCAAAATATGAGCGCCAGTCGCGGAGGATCCTGTACGCAGAATCCCAGTCTTTCGCGCTGGCCAGCGTGCGTTTGAATTCCGCAGTCCCCGCTTGCCCCCTGAAAAATCCGGAAAGAAAACGCCTCAAGAGCACGAGAGCCGCGCGCCCGCCATGAAGCCGATAAAGATCGTCCGCCAGGCCGGTAAGAATTTCCGCGCGTTCTTGCAGCGAGGGATCGCCGTGTAATATTCGGTTATTATAACCCAAAACCCGCAAAGAGTGCACGACCATAAACGGATCGGCGATCGCGCCGCGGGCGCAGAGCACCGCCGCGCAGCCGTTGTCGAGATAGAACGCGACGTCGGCGGCGGCGTAAACGTCTCCCGAAGCGGTGATCTTGCCTTCGAAACGCCGCGCCGCGCGGACGACTTCGCTTTTATCGGCTTTCCCCTCGTACCGCTGCTGGGGCGTGCGCCCATGGATCGTCACATTGTCGGCCCCGGCTTCGAGCAGTCCTTCGGCGAACTGAAGCGTATCCAGGCGATATTCGCGGCCGTCCGGAACGATCTTGCGGATCTTGGGCCAGACGGGCAGGCCGAATTTTTTCAACTCGCGCACCATCGCGAAGGCGACGTCGGGATTCTGCAACAGACGGCTGCCGGCGCCTTTTTTGTGGACTTTGGGCATCGGACAGGCCATGTTGACGCCGAAAGCTGCGTACGAACGGCTTTGCAGGCACCGCTCCGCCGAGCGGCACAGGCTGTCCGCGTCGCCCGTAAAAAGCTGGAGGACGAGCGGTCTTTCCTCGTCGGTACATTCCGTCATCTGCCAGGTCTTCGTCCCGGCGTAAAGGAGCCCCGCGCTGCTGACCATCTCCGTATGGGTCAAGGCCGCTCCCAGCCGACGGAAAAGCCGCCGCACCGCCGCAACGCTGACGCCGGCCAAAGGCGCAAAAAACACGGGGTTCTCGACTTCCACCCCGCCGATCATGAGTTTCGTTTTCATAGAATCCTCTCAGGCAACTTTCCTAAAGAATGACGACGATAAACGCTCCGCAGCCTCCCAGCAGGACGGCCCGCCAGAAGGGCGATTTTCCCGCCATGGCGACGAGAAAGAACAAAGCGCCCGCGCACAGCCAGGCGGAGAAGAAATGGACCGGAAGCGCCTGCGGCAGCCATTCGACCCATCGATCGGCCGCCAGCGCCCAGATCTGCATCAGCTTTTCCGCCGGCCAAGCCAGCCAGAAAAGATGGATTCCAAAAATGCAAGGGATCGCCGCGACGAGCACGGCGAAAAGGATCACGGCAAACAGCGCGGAAGCCATGGCGTTGATCGGCAACGACGACAGATAAATGCCTCCGGCCAGCGGCGCGATCAGCGGCGAAGTCAAGATCCACATGACAAGCGGAGAAAAAAAGACGAGCAGCGACGATCTGGATTTTTCCAAAGCCGTCACAGCGATCGCGGCAACGACCGACAGCTGCCAGCCAAGATCGAAGAAGCACCACGGATTCCACAGGAGCATGGCGGTACCGGCGACGCCGACCGCGTTCAAGGCGCGCCCCGGATGCCCCCGGTAAAGCCCGAGCATGCCGATCTGGACCATCAGCGAGGCGCGCACGGCGCTCATCGACGCCCCGCTGGTGAGACAGTATCCCCACAGGAGCACGGAGCACCAGACAAGCCCGCGCCGCCCGCAGCCGAAGAGCAGACAGCCGAGCATCAGCGCCAGACCGACGTGCCACCCCGAGACGGCCAAGATGTGGCTGATCCCCCATCGTCTGTAATCCTCGCGAAGATCGGCGTCCCGGTCGCCGAGAAGGATGGCGGCCGCCAGAGCGCGCGTATTGCGCGGCAGCGTTCCGAGCTGCGTCCTTAAGTATTGGCGGAAGCTGTGCCGCGAAAAAGTTTTTCCGCGTTTTTCGAGGCGCGCGACGCGGCGCAGTTCGCCCTGCACGCCGCGCGCCAGCCAGTACCGCCGCGGGGAAAAGGAACTTCTCAGAGATCTGTCCCGGAGCGGAACGACGGAAGCTTCCAACGAGAGCTCGTCGCCTTCCTCGACGTCCTGCAGTTCCTTACCGACGGCGAGAAGCCAGCCGACGCCGCGGTCGTCGGTCAGTTGAAGGACCTCGCGCTCTCCCCAGCGTCGCCGTTCCGCCACAAGAAACCGGCCGGAGACGGCCTTCACGAACGTCGTTTCCTCTTTCAGCCGCGACTGCAGGAATACGGAAAAAACGACCGACAGCACCACGAGCGCCAGCGCAAAACAGGACTTGCGCGCGTACCAGCGCTCTTCCGAAAGCAACATTTCCG
This genomic window contains:
- the fusA gene encoding elongation factor G: MGMKTEDIRSIAIVAHGSAGKTSLAEALLFDAGVTTRRGSVENGNTVSDYTAEEQKRQISISTSLLNYDYKGKKVFVLDVPGYADFIGDLRSSLRVAGSAVMVVSAVDGIEVQTEKAWEFAQEFETSTIFFINKMDRENADYNGVYEQIRANLTKGAYRFMLPIGSEDSFKGVVDVLKDIAYVYSDDSGKFEEQGIPEDMISDAHRARGYLVEAIVEEDEEMMMRYLDGEDIPIDELLPVLQRCIYKCKIFPVMPGSALKNIGVRQLMDLIVDYLPSPLEMRERPAVKGEEKEITIKPDDNATFSGLCFKVLVDPYVGKLSYVRVNSGKLTTDEPIFNVSTGQEERVSTFKIMQGKDSVDVKEVTTGMIVAIPKLQSTRAGDTLGKAGSTVLYPAIKFPRPVYSVAVDPESRADEDKLGTAVRRITEEDPTVSFEKNAETNDNILSGMGNLHLDIVLAKLKDRFGVNLKTRVLQVAYRETIRKSAKAQGKHKKQTGGHGQYGDVYIEFSPLERGEGFVFEDKITGGTVPRQYIPAVEKGLRECLNKGVLAAFPTVDFKASLYFGSYHDVDSSEMAFKTAAHLAFKKGMAEASPILLEPVMDVKVIVPDQYLGEIMGDFNTRRGRIMGVDTLGHLQVVNAQVPQAEMFQYAINLRSMTSGRGTYEMNFSHYDPVPDEITKKIVSERQGLLTEEEE
- the gatB gene encoding Asp-tRNA(Asn)/Glu-tRNA(Gln) amidotransferase subunit GatB, producing MALEFTTVIGLEIHIQLNTKTKIFCNCSTDYIGATPNSHICPVCTGQPGALPVLNGKVVEFGVRGGLALHCKINKSTRFDRKNYFYADLPKAYQITEYYVPLAENGYLTIAGDDGRPRRIGITRLHLEEDAGKLVHVAADGRIVGSSQSFVDYNRGGVPLAEVVSEPDIASPREAREYVSAMRQLVRYLGISDGDMEKGSMRVDANISQKVSDGRWGNRVEVKNMNSLKALERALEYETLRQRDLLARGERIAQETRNWDDADGITTPSRSKEESNDYRYFPEPDLPPLLLDDEYIEGIKAAMPELPDAKRERFLAQYKLPVEDVLVLTETPEVAAYYEDVVKAGGEPVRSSNWVRTDLMRVLKERGREIADAPVSAETLAGLIELVDGKKISTTAAKDVFEKLADSEMTLEQAIQACGVQIGAVAGDKLLEIVAAVAGANADVVEVIRSGQDKKDKKLKFLMGLVMKESRGQAKPDEVLKALNEFLAKE
- the gatA gene encoding Asp-tRNA(Asn)/Glu-tRNA(Gln) amidotransferase subunit GatA, translating into MELYRLSAAEIVAGLKARRFKCADVVRSCLGRMREMEPHLHAMLHIAADSARKTAAAVDAAIEEGRAGGRLMGVPVVLKDNICTSDMPTTCASKILAGWTPPYDAAVVEMLKAEGAIILGKANCDEFAMGGSTENSAFGPTLNPWDVGRVPGGSSGGSAAAVAAGYAPLSLGSDTGGSIRQPASFCGLYGMKPTYGQVSRYGLVAFASSLDQIGPFARTAEDLKLILSAICAFDSRDSTSEDRPAPCFDLSDAPLSGRKIGVLTKLVDGTLTADLQAALDGQIEECRRLGAEIVEVALPKALEYGLACYYILAPAEASSNLARYDGVRYGAAHKEAKSLLELYVKTRGEGFGPEVKRRILTGTYVLSSGFYDAYYLTAQKVRKVIKQEFAAAFEQVDAILLPTSPTPAFKLGEMSTPLSMYMADIFTIPVNLAGLPGISLNAGFSSTGLPLGMQLIGPRWSDAMILDMAAALGKKTEGRIAEGGVR
- the gatC gene encoding Asp-tRNA(Asn)/Glu-tRNA(Gln) amidotransferase subunit GatC, with protein sequence MPRLSKEEVLKIGKLARLEIAPEELDSLSEHFNGILDYFSKLGELDLSAVDPFTMEDARPVRLRDDEVEENDRREAILNQSPSREGDFIRVPRIGGDK
- the ligA gene encoding NAD-dependent DNA ligase LigA, encoding MFCVEREKLDRYYWLVDELNRHGRLYYVLDAPEIEDDEYDALMREMLQFEREHPDLIRDDSPSKRVGGAVLDAFEKVTHAKPMLSLEDVFSKNELHDWLQRAAEGVGQPWIPWCCELKIDGLAVSLIFEDGKFVQASTRGDGVVGEDVTENLKTVKDLPLRLLGDVPGHLELRGEVYMGKDGFAQLNAAREEAGLPLFANPRNAAAGSLRQLDTSVAAKRNLRLFTYYVQDAESYGLHSQSEILEWLKARGLPVQKAWRRAETETEALDFLERWSGERFSLPYATDGAVFKADATEYWTVLGNNVKTPRWAVAYKYPPEERKTKLESIEISLGRTGVLTPVANLEPVLLSGTVVKRASLHNDEEIQRKDIRVGDRVWVRKAGEIIPEIVRVDVASRTGTEEPFAMPATCPVCGAAVAKLPGEVALRCLNRSCPAQLTQGLIHFASRQGMNIQGLGDRLAEQLVRSGLVKNFSDLYALRVEPLVRLDRMGEKSAGKLLQAIAKSKERPLKFLITALGIREVGAGVAAELAKRFSSLDEIAAADEERLAAVEGVGPVIAGSIKTFFGEEHNRRLIDGLREAGVSMRSETAPEAPIGPLAGKTFVFTGELSRMSRAQAQELVTQRGGKSVNSVSKKTSYVVVGEAPGGKAEKALRLNVPTLNEEEFFAMIDNLPQHMSGGTNDA
- the lysS gene encoding lysine--tRNA ligase, which translates into the protein MTEIAAGTQETEILRQRIDKLRRLREEEGYNPFENEKWNVDHTVAQVRKDFDYLKAEEAVPEAKFSMAGRLMTLRRQGKAAFVNMQDETGTIQLYFRYDTLGEKDYTFFKKWLDSGDIIGIVGHPFRTQRGELTVAVERFRLLTKALRPLPEKWHGLTDLEIRYRKRYLDLIVNPEAREVFRKRAKIISTFRAVLEKHGTLEVETPVLSYLAGGANARPFITYHNALGANMYLRIATELYLKRLVVGMMGRVYEISKDFRNEGMDLTHNPEFTMMEVYWPYADYVDMMNLTEELIRESCIAANGTPVIERNGVMLDFAKPFRRATMVELVKENCGVDFADITDEEARDAARKNKIEITGHESRFKILTMFMEAFVEEKLVQPTFVMGHPVEISPLSKKDPEHPDYTHRFELFCCGKELSNGYSELNDPIDQKNRFLDQTQKKTEGEDETHPFDEDFVEALEQGLPPTGGLGIGMDRVVMFLTNCRSIRDVIFFPTMKPVDKQGSANAAEQAGPRESDA
- a CDS encoding tRNA dihydrouridine synthase, whose product is MKTKLMIGGVEVENPVFFAPLAGVSVAAVRRLFRRLGAALTHTEMVSSAGLLYAGTKTWQMTECTDEERPLVLQLFTGDADSLCRSAERCLQSRSYAAFGVNMACPMPKVHKKGAGSRLLQNPDVAFAMVRELKKFGLPVWPKIRKIVPDGREYRLDTLQFAEGLLEAGADNVTIHGRTPQQRYEGKADKSEVVRAARRFEGKITASGDVYAAADVAFYLDNGCAAVLCARGAIADPFMVVHSLRVLGYNNRILHGDPSLQERAEILTGLADDLYRLHGGRAALVLLRRFLSGFFRGQAGTAEFKRTLASAKDWDSAYRILRDWRSYFERGFM
- a CDS encoding ComEC/Rec2 family competence protein; the encoded protein is MNSLLNEIPALLLLQSCALSLAAVERGLPLWLALLLSVCALGAEMLLSEERWYARKSCFALALVVLSVVFSVFLQSRLKEETTFVKAVSGRFLVAERRRWGEREVLQLTDDRGVGWLLAVGKELQDVEEGDELSLEASVVPLRDRSLRSSFSPRRYWLARGVQGELRRVARLEKRGKTFSRHSFRQYLRTQLGTLPRNTRALAAAILLGDRDADLREDYRRWGISHILAVSGWHVGLALMLGCLLFGCGRRGLVWCSVLLWGYCLTSGASMSAVRASLMVQIGMLGLYRGHPGRALNAVGVAGTAMLLWNPWCFFDLGWQLSVVAAIAVTALEKSRSSLLVFFSPLVMWILTSPLIAPLAGGIYLSSLPINAMASALFAVILFAVLVAAIPCIFGIHLFWLAWPAEKLMQIWALAADRWVEWLPQALPVHFFSAWLCAGALFFLVAMAGKSPFWRAVLLGGCGAFIVVIL